Within the Myxococcaceae bacterium JPH2 genome, the region GCAGCCCGCCACCGCGCCCCGCCGCATCCGCCAGCTTGCGCGTCTCCGGCAAAGACAACCGCGTCGGCCGCCCCGCCGCGCCCACCCCGCGCGTCAGGTCCAACACCACGCAGGCGAAGGCGCCGCTGCGAGCCAGCTGCACCGCGGCCCACACGCGCTGCTCCGGCAGCGGAGGCCGCACCACCAGGAGGCGCTCCAGGTCCACGCCCAGGGCCGCCGCCGCCGGGGGGTAAAGCTCTTTCGGCCCATCCACCCACGCGCACAGCCGCTGCTCCCGGTGCGCCGCTGCCACCGCGCGCAGGGCCAGGCTGGTGCGCCCCGAGGCCGCCTCGCCGCACAGCTCCACGGCCTGTCCCAGGGGGAAGCCTCCCGCGGGCAGCAGCGCGTCCACCGCCGCCACGCCCGTGCGCAGCACCGCCAGGTACTGGCGCGGCGCCGCCTGGAGCTTCCGGATGCGCTCGCGGAGCTGCTCGACCACCGAGCCCGTCGCCGAGCCTGTCGCCGAGGCCGCTGGTTCCGCGCGCATCGCCTGCTGATCCACCGCCGCGCTCATCTCGCCTCCCGCACACGTCCGCCAGCCCCTCGGCTGGACGGTCGTTCAGTATGCTAGGAGGTCTGACACCAACCGCTGTGGACACAGGGTGGTGGATGGTGGCGGATGACGTGTCAGGTCTGGTGACGAAAAGCCGCGCGAGCTAGCCCGCGCAGAGCAGCTTCACATCCACCCGGGTATCGCCCACGCGACGCAGACACCCACCCAGGAAGTACAGCCGCGCCGAGCGTCCCTCCGCGGACGGCTCGTAGCGCAGCTCGCCTCCCGCCACCGAGCACACCTGCACCGAGCCATCCGCGCGCGTCAGCTCCACGCGCGCCAGCCGCGCATCCGGCAGGTTCATCACGTCCACGCTCTGGCCCACCGTGGCCAGCGCCGCGATGCCGATGAGCGTGTCCCGGTAGTTGCTCTTGCAGACGGAGTCCAGGTTCACCAGCTTGCGGTCGAACTTCTCCGCCATGGCGCGCTGGCGGTAGCCCGGGCCGTAGGACGTCGGGCAATCCGCGTTGCGCACGACAGGCCCCTGCGGCGTGCTGTCCTGCACCAACTCCGCCCGCTTGTCGCTCAGCGCCACCGGCCCGATGGTGGCCCAGAGCACCTCGCGCGAGGCGCCCGTCCCGTCATGCAGGCCCTGGAAGATGGCGTAGTAGTCATCCACCGACGTCAGCAGGTTCTCCTGCTCGTGGCAGAAGTCGCGCGAGGCGTCGTCGCGCAGCGCCACCGGAGGCGGCCGCACCGTGGAGCTGCAGTCCTCCTCGTCCGTCACCACCACCACCAGCAGGCGCGCGCCATCCCGGAGGAAGCCTCCGTTGCCCCCCTGGGCGATGGCCGTGGTGCTCAGCGGGCTGGAGACGGCCAGGCGCACCGCCTCGAAGGGCGTCTCCTGGCCACTGCCCTCCGTGCCCTGCTTCACCAGCCGGCGGAACTTCTCCACGAGGAAGCCGTCCGTGCCGTCGATGAAGCGCTCGTCCGTGGGGTTCCCGACGGCATCCGGCACCGCCTGGAGACGGCCGGCTTGATCCGGGTACTGCCGGGTGACGTCCTGGCCCGTGTTCAGGATGTGCCGCTGATACACCGACGTCGTGATGACCCCCACGCGAAAGTCCTGCGCCACCCCGCTGCCCTCCTTGATGGCCTCCAGGAAGGCGGGCAGCTCCGTGGCGATGCCCGCCTGCTCCTCGGCCATGGAGCCGGAGTTGTCGATGACGAAGAGGATGTCCGTCTTCTGCGGCGCGACGAGCGGCGGAGCGGATTCGCAAGTCCCAGGCACGGTGGAACCCGGGTCATCCACGGGAGAATGACAGGCCGCCGCCAGCAGGGCGGACAGCAGGACGAGGGGGGCTCGGAAAGGGCGCGTCACGGGGGGCCTCCTGCACGCGGCACGCACCAGCGACGCACCGCCTCGGACAGAGGGGGCGAGCATGCCCCACCCCGCTCCTGGACGCGAGACGCGAGAGGAGCGTCGCGCATCCGACGAGGCACGGAAAAAACGCACACCGCGTTTGCCACATCCGTTTTGGTTGTTACCTTGCTTCATCTGCCGCAGAAAAACGACAGATGGTTCACCGGCTCGGTTGCTTGCTGACCGGGATCAAGAAGGAAGAGGCCGAACTTCATGTCTGACGAGAAGAAGAAGGGCACCGCGGCCAGCGCCATGCCCACCGCGATGGCTCCTCCAGGGCTGATCAACAAGGAAGACATCCCGCAGGTGCTGCCCATCCTGCCGCTGCGGAACAGTGTC harbors:
- a CDS encoding VWA domain-containing protein gives rise to the protein MTRPFRAPLVLLSALLAAACHSPVDDPGSTVPGTCESAPPLVAPQKTDILFVIDNSGSMAEEQAGIATELPAFLEAIKEGSGVAQDFRVGVITTSVYQRHILNTGQDVTRQYPDQAGRLQAVPDAVGNPTDERFIDGTDGFLVEKFRRLVKQGTEGSGQETPFEAVRLAVSSPLSTTAIAQGGNGGFLRDGARLLVVVVTDEEDCSSTVRPPPVALRDDASRDFCHEQENLLTSVDDYYAIFQGLHDGTGASREVLWATIGPVALSDKRAELVQDSTPQGPVVRNADCPTSYGPGYRQRAMAEKFDRKLVNLDSVCKSNYRDTLIGIAALATVGQSVDVMNLPDARLARVELTRADGSVQVCSVAGGELRYEPSAEGRSARLYFLGGCLRRVGDTRVDVKLLCAG
- a CDS encoding recombinase RecA; the encoded protein is MSAAVDQQAMRAEPAASATGSATGSVVEQLRERIRKLQAAPRQYLAVLRTGVAAVDALLPAGGFPLGQAVELCGEAASGRTSLALRAVAAAHREQRLCAWVDGPKELYPPAAAALGVDLERLLVVRPPLPEQRVWAAVQLARSGAFACVVLDLTRGVGAAGRPTRLSLPETRKLADAAGRGGGLLLLTTPDAPADGMTRLRLEARGVEGWSVELVRSRQGGTGSRVVRPWSELYPELGLDGGGHLLDVAVGAADATADFQREQRSALRNGAGVQGQARSVRLPSMSRAEGARGAGRC